In the genome of Bradyrhizobium arachidis, one region contains:
- a CDS encoding helix-turn-helix transcriptional regulator, translating to MPTSSALLRWSTEMLPERARFSTFREEFARLNLALDVIDHSGGRPRIDVTYLSLGAVGVCSIVTTPVEFIRCKHHLKDSRDQFGLNIVEAGPVQFTNAGQEHVYDAGSACLVDRGRPLRVFGSRGASVKFVTVQAAALRSLVAQPEDLSGRPVHRGPALRLLGRYLRSLASFKEPPSSKLASTVGVHLLDLVAATLGPTAEAANIVTQRGVKAAKLQAILAEVAQRFGDPNFDLDNVAGTLGMSRRYVQKLLEGSGKSFTEHLAGCRLERAFGMLTDPHHLHLAIIDIAFAVGFGDLSHFNRSFRRRFGETPSGVRAASIVRQKSSSAPSQCAGDGR from the coding sequence ATGCCAACGTCATCTGCCCTTTTGCGATGGTCAACCGAGATGCTGCCGGAGCGCGCTCGATTCTCCACGTTCCGTGAGGAGTTTGCGCGGCTGAACCTCGCCTTGGATGTGATAGATCACAGCGGCGGCCGTCCGCGTATCGACGTCACCTACTTGTCACTCGGCGCGGTTGGCGTTTGTAGCATTGTCACCACGCCGGTGGAGTTCATCCGCTGCAAGCACCACCTCAAGGATAGCCGTGACCAATTCGGACTGAACATCGTCGAGGCTGGACCGGTCCAATTTACAAATGCTGGCCAGGAACATGTCTATGATGCCGGCTCCGCTTGTTTGGTTGACCGGGGAAGGCCGCTGCGAGTATTTGGGTCGCGTGGCGCCAGCGTCAAGTTCGTGACCGTGCAGGCTGCCGCCCTTAGGTCTCTGGTTGCGCAGCCGGAAGATCTTTCAGGTCGGCCGGTGCATCGCGGACCGGCGCTTAGACTGCTCGGCCGCTACCTGCGGTCGCTCGCATCCTTCAAGGAACCTCCGTCATCAAAACTTGCCTCCACCGTCGGCGTACATCTCCTCGATCTCGTGGCCGCAACGCTCGGGCCGACCGCCGAAGCTGCAAACATCGTTACGCAGCGGGGTGTGAAGGCGGCCAAGCTTCAGGCGATCCTGGCGGAGGTCGCGCAACGCTTCGGCGATCCCAATTTCGATCTGGACAATGTTGCTGGAACGCTCGGTATGTCGCGGCGATACGTGCAAAAATTGCTCGAGGGGAGCGGAAAGTCGTTCACCGAGCACCTTGCAGGGTGTCGGCTTGAGCGCGCCTTCGGGATGTTGACTGACCCGCACCATCTGCATTTGGCCATCATCGATATCGCGTTTGCAGTCGGCTTTGGTGACCTTTCTCATTTCAATCGCTCGTTCCGCCGACGCTTCGGCGAGACGCCATCAGGCGTGCGCGCCGCATCAATCGTGCGGCAGAAGTCATCCAGCGCCCCCTCACAATGCGCTGGCGACGGCCGCTGA